One Astyanax mexicanus isolate ESR-SI-001 chromosome 3, AstMex3_surface, whole genome shotgun sequence genomic region harbors:
- the gucy2ca gene encoding guanylyl cyclase C isoform X1, whose product MLSVLWLGCCSVLVALAAGFDAERCRNLPVTLNIVLLEDESSLWSLKYVEVAVKKAIADENERNKLDGLNFTMEGIFRGFNTTYYRRRGCGSSTCEGVEILKLLHNTSQVGCAMLGPSCTYATFQLVDQDVGLTLTIPVISAGSFGLSCDYKEKLTRLLPPARKISNFFVHFWNETWSGLKTHWSTAYVYKQPDISEECFWYINALEAATAQFSSQIYRKVLRSKEEISPVLSDPNRISNIFIMCGGPDTIFSIKNGTDVSKDIVFILIDIFNNYYHLNESSYDYMRDVLVLTMQSTRNYTITSNWDENNTIHDARFKILNDYVAGYHDAVLLFSHVMRQMLGAGGAAPLNVTGENPFRNISFEGMGGHYELDENGDRDTNFSVMFTTGTHQYKTLFEFDTSNNKTQLNHNNPDLPWRGSRLPDDKPANGLQTHDIIVIVLAISVVLVTAVALLFYRQNRKQRFNQKKWSHINPDLIIPVDYRETNLISLKIDDDRRRDSTYQVRRGRYDKKPVILKELRQTDGNFSDDQRIELNSLLRVDYYNLTKFYGTVKYEYGVYGVFEYCERGSLRYVLNDKISYPDESFMDLEFKISVMYDIAKGMSYLHSSNIEMHGRLKSTNCVVDNRMVVKITDFGCNTILTPGKDLWTAPEHMRVEGFSQKGDVYSFAVIAQEIILRECPFYTENCSDLAEKLYKVQCPSGPTIFRPDLNFETAGEQEVELYVLIKSCWDEDPEKRPDFKKIESTLGKIFSNLHNQANASYMDNLIRRLQMYSRNLEHLVEERTALYKAERDRADQLNFMLLPGPVVRSLKETGRVEPELFDEVTIYFSDIVGFTTICHHSTPMEVVDMLNDMYKNFDSILDNHDVYKVETIGDAYMVASGLPRRNGNRHAVDISLMALDILEFMGTFQLKHLPGIPLWIRIGVHSGPCAAGVVGNKMPRYCLFGDTVNTASRMESTGLPLRIHVSQSTISILQRTDCQFEFEKRGETYLKGKGKEMTYWLKGITGQKYNLPTPPTAENFQRLQQDLAEMVASTLAKRGNEKRKTLSTRLRRSQRHSSDGLPEYLHLADPSTYF is encoded by the exons ATGCTGAGTGTGCTGTGGTTGGGCTGCTGCTCAGTGCTGGTGGCTCTGGCTGCTGGTTTTGATGCAGAAAGGTGCAGAAATCTCCCCGTCACTCTAAACATCGTCCTGCTGGAGGACGAGAGCTCACTCTGGAGCCTTAAATATGTGGAAGTCGCTGTGAAGAAGGCCATAGCCGATGAAAACGAGAGGAACAAGCTAGATG GTCTGAACTTCACAATGGAGGGAATCTTCCGCGGATTCAACACAACGTATTACCGGCGTCGAGGCTGTGGGAGCAGTACCTGTGAGGGAGTAGAAATCCTGAAGTTACTGCAT aacaCCAGTCAGGTTGGCTGTGCCATGCTTGGACCCTCTTGCACATATGCCACCTTCCAGTTGGTAGA tcAGGATGTGGGTTTGACTCTGACCATACCTGTGATTTCGGCGGGAAGTTTTGGGCTGTCATGTGATTATAAGGAGAAGTTGACCCGGCTCCTCCCCCCTGCTCGCAAAATCTCCAACTTCTTTGTTCATTTCTGGAACGAAACCTGGTCCGGCCTCAAAACCCACTGGAGCACCGCCTACGTCTACAAACAGCCCGACATCTCAGAGGAATGCTTCTG GTATATCAATGCGCTGGAGGCAGCAACGGCTCAGTTTTCCTCTCAGATCTACAGGAAGGTTCTCCGGAGTAAAGAGGAAATCAGTCCAGTTCTCTCTGATCCCAACCGGATCAGCAACA TTTTCATCATGTGTGGAGGCCCAGATACCATCTTCTCCATTAAGAATGGGACGGACGTGAGCAAAGACATTGTCTTTATCCTTATAGACATTTTCAA TAACTACTATCACCTCAACGAATCATCATACGACTACATGAGGGACGTACTGGTGCTGACCATGCAGAGCACGAGGAACTACACTATAACCAGCAACTGGGATGAGAATAACACT ATTCATGATGCAAGATTTAAG atTCTGAATGATTATGTTGCAGGGTATCACGATGCTGTGCTCCTCTTCAGTCATGTGATGAGGCAGATGCTGGGTGCAGGAGGTGCTGCCCCTCTGAATGTCACTGGAGAAAACCCCTTCAGAAACATCAGCTTTGAGG gaaTGGGTGGTCATTATGAATTGGATGAGAATGGAGATCGAGACACAAACTTCTCAGTGATGTTCACAACAGGCACTCATCAG TATAAAACATTGTTTGAGTTTGATACCTCAAACAACAAAACCCAGCTAAACCATAATAACCCTGACCTGCCCTGGCGAGGCTCTCGTCTGCCTGATGACAAACCTGCTAACG GCCTGCAGACCCACGACATCATTGTGATTGTGCTTGCCATTAGTGTTGTACTTGTTACTGCTGTTGCTCTACTGTTCTACAG GCAGAACAGGAAGCAGCGTTTCAATCAGAAGAAATGGTCTCATATAAACCCAGATCTCATCATACCAGTCGACTACAGAGAGACCAACCTCATCTCCCTcaaa ATTGATGATGATAGAAGGAGAGACAGCACCTATCAAGTTCGGAGGGGGCGCTACGACAAAAAG CCTGTCATCCTTAAAGAACTGCGGCAGACAGATGGAAATTTCTCAGATGATCAGCGTATTGAACTTAATTCt CTTCTCCGGGTTGATTACTACAACCTGACCAAGTTTTACGGCACAGTGAAGTACGAGTACGGAGTGTATGGAGTGTTTGAGTACTGCGAGAGAGGCTCTCTcagg TATGTCCTCAATGATAAAATCTCCTATCCAGATGAGAGCTTTATGGACCTGGAATTTAAGATCTCTGTTATGTATGACATCGCAAAG GGTATGTCCTATCTGCACTCCAGTAATATAGAGATGCATGGGAGACTGAAGTCCACTAACTGTGTGGTGGACAATCGCATGGTGGTAAAAATCACAGACTTTGGCTGCAATACAATCCTGACACCAGGGAAAG ACTTGTGGACTGCTCCAGAACACATGCGTGTTGAGGGTTTCTCTCAGAAGGGGGATGTTTACAGCTTTGCCGTCATCGCTCAGGAGATCATACTGAGAGAGTGTCCGTTCTACACTGAGAACTGCTCTGATTTAGCAG AGAAGTTATACAAAGTCCAGTGTCCAAGTGGTCCCACTATCTTCAGACCTGATCTGAACTTTGAGACGGCTGGAGAGCAGGAAGTAGAG CTGTATGTGCTGATAAAGAGTTGTTGGGACGAGGATCCTGAGAAGAGACCAGACTTTAAGAAGATTGAGAGCACTCTTGGGAAGATCTTCAG TAACCTGCATAACCAGGCCAATGCCAGCTACATGGATAACCTGATCCGACGGCTGCAGATGTATTCCCGTAACCTGGAGCacctggtggaggagagaactgCCCTGTACAAGGCTGAACGAGACAGAGCAGACCAGCTCAACTTCATGCTGCTGCCGGG gccagtGGTGCGTTCACTAAAGGAGACGGGTCGTGTAGAGCCGGAGCTGTTTGATGAAGTCACTATCTACTTCAGCGACATCGTGGGCTTCACCACAATCTGCCACCACAGCACCCCCATGGAAGTGGTGGACATGCTGAACGACATGTACAAGAACTTTGACAGCATTCTGGACAATCATGACGTCTATAAG gtGGAGACAATCGGTGATGCGTATATGGTTGCGTCTGGTTTGCCCAGGAGGAATGGGAACAGGCATGCTGTGGATATTTCTCTGATGGCTCTGGATATTTTGGAGTTCATGGGCACCTTTCAGCTTAAACACCTACCAGGAATACCGCTCTGGATCCGTATCGGAGTACACTCAG GACCATGTGCTGCTGGTGTAGTCGGGAATAAGATGCCACGGTACTGTCTGTTTGGAGACACAGTGAACACTGCCTCACGAATGGAGTCAACAGGACTAC CTCTGAGGATCCATGTGAGTCAGTCCACCATTAGCATCCTGCAGAGGACAGACTGCCAGTTTGAGTttgagaagagaggagagaccTATCTGAAG ggGAAGGGGAAGGAGATGACTTACTGGCTAAAAGGAATAACAGGACAGAAGTACAACCTGCCGACTCCGCCCACAGC GGAGAATTTCCAGCGGCTGCAGCAGGACCTGGCTGAGATGGTGGCATCTACACTGGCTAAACGAGGAAACGAGAAGAGGAAGACTCTCTCCACGCGACTCCGCCGCAGCCAGAGACACAGCAGTGATGGCCTCCCAGAGTACCTGCACTTGGCTGACCCCAGCACTTACTTTTAG
- the gucy2ca gene encoding guanylyl cyclase C isoform X2, which translates to MLSVLWLGCCSVLVALAAGFDAERCRNLPVTLNIVLLEDESSLWSLKYVEVAVKKAIADENERNKLDGLNFTMEGIFRGFNTTYYRRRGCGSSTCEGVEILKLLHNTSQVGCAMLGPSCTYATFQLVDQDVGLTLTIPVISAGSFGLSCDYKEKLTRLLPPARKISNFFVHFWNETWSGLKTHWSTAYVYKQPDISEECFWYINALEAATAQFSSQIYRKVLRSKEEISPVLSDPNRISNIFIMCGGPDTIFSIKNGTDVSKDIVFILIDIFNNYYHLNESSYDYMRDVLVLTMQSTRNYTITSNWDENNTILNDYVAGYHDAVLLFSHVMRQMLGAGGAAPLNVTGENPFRNISFEGMGGHYELDENGDRDTNFSVMFTTGTHQYKTLFEFDTSNNKTQLNHNNPDLPWRGSRLPDDKPANGLQTHDIIVIVLAISVVLVTAVALLFYRQNRKQRFNQKKWSHINPDLIIPVDYRETNLISLKIDDDRRRDSTYQVRRGRYDKKPVILKELRQTDGNFSDDQRIELNSLLRVDYYNLTKFYGTVKYEYGVYGVFEYCERGSLRYVLNDKISYPDESFMDLEFKISVMYDIAKGMSYLHSSNIEMHGRLKSTNCVVDNRMVVKITDFGCNTILTPGKDLWTAPEHMRVEGFSQKGDVYSFAVIAQEIILRECPFYTENCSDLAEKLYKVQCPSGPTIFRPDLNFETAGEQEVELYVLIKSCWDEDPEKRPDFKKIESTLGKIFSNLHNQANASYMDNLIRRLQMYSRNLEHLVEERTALYKAERDRADQLNFMLLPGPVVRSLKETGRVEPELFDEVTIYFSDIVGFTTICHHSTPMEVVDMLNDMYKNFDSILDNHDVYKVETIGDAYMVASGLPRRNGNRHAVDISLMALDILEFMGTFQLKHLPGIPLWIRIGVHSGPCAAGVVGNKMPRYCLFGDTVNTASRMESTGLPLRIHVSQSTISILQRTDCQFEFEKRGETYLKGKGKEMTYWLKGITGQKYNLPTPPTAENFQRLQQDLAEMVASTLAKRGNEKRKTLSTRLRRSQRHSSDGLPEYLHLADPSTYF; encoded by the exons ATGCTGAGTGTGCTGTGGTTGGGCTGCTGCTCAGTGCTGGTGGCTCTGGCTGCTGGTTTTGATGCAGAAAGGTGCAGAAATCTCCCCGTCACTCTAAACATCGTCCTGCTGGAGGACGAGAGCTCACTCTGGAGCCTTAAATATGTGGAAGTCGCTGTGAAGAAGGCCATAGCCGATGAAAACGAGAGGAACAAGCTAGATG GTCTGAACTTCACAATGGAGGGAATCTTCCGCGGATTCAACACAACGTATTACCGGCGTCGAGGCTGTGGGAGCAGTACCTGTGAGGGAGTAGAAATCCTGAAGTTACTGCAT aacaCCAGTCAGGTTGGCTGTGCCATGCTTGGACCCTCTTGCACATATGCCACCTTCCAGTTGGTAGA tcAGGATGTGGGTTTGACTCTGACCATACCTGTGATTTCGGCGGGAAGTTTTGGGCTGTCATGTGATTATAAGGAGAAGTTGACCCGGCTCCTCCCCCCTGCTCGCAAAATCTCCAACTTCTTTGTTCATTTCTGGAACGAAACCTGGTCCGGCCTCAAAACCCACTGGAGCACCGCCTACGTCTACAAACAGCCCGACATCTCAGAGGAATGCTTCTG GTATATCAATGCGCTGGAGGCAGCAACGGCTCAGTTTTCCTCTCAGATCTACAGGAAGGTTCTCCGGAGTAAAGAGGAAATCAGTCCAGTTCTCTCTGATCCCAACCGGATCAGCAACA TTTTCATCATGTGTGGAGGCCCAGATACCATCTTCTCCATTAAGAATGGGACGGACGTGAGCAAAGACATTGTCTTTATCCTTATAGACATTTTCAA TAACTACTATCACCTCAACGAATCATCATACGACTACATGAGGGACGTACTGGTGCTGACCATGCAGAGCACGAGGAACTACACTATAACCAGCAACTGGGATGAGAATAACACT atTCTGAATGATTATGTTGCAGGGTATCACGATGCTGTGCTCCTCTTCAGTCATGTGATGAGGCAGATGCTGGGTGCAGGAGGTGCTGCCCCTCTGAATGTCACTGGAGAAAACCCCTTCAGAAACATCAGCTTTGAGG gaaTGGGTGGTCATTATGAATTGGATGAGAATGGAGATCGAGACACAAACTTCTCAGTGATGTTCACAACAGGCACTCATCAG TATAAAACATTGTTTGAGTTTGATACCTCAAACAACAAAACCCAGCTAAACCATAATAACCCTGACCTGCCCTGGCGAGGCTCTCGTCTGCCTGATGACAAACCTGCTAACG GCCTGCAGACCCACGACATCATTGTGATTGTGCTTGCCATTAGTGTTGTACTTGTTACTGCTGTTGCTCTACTGTTCTACAG GCAGAACAGGAAGCAGCGTTTCAATCAGAAGAAATGGTCTCATATAAACCCAGATCTCATCATACCAGTCGACTACAGAGAGACCAACCTCATCTCCCTcaaa ATTGATGATGATAGAAGGAGAGACAGCACCTATCAAGTTCGGAGGGGGCGCTACGACAAAAAG CCTGTCATCCTTAAAGAACTGCGGCAGACAGATGGAAATTTCTCAGATGATCAGCGTATTGAACTTAATTCt CTTCTCCGGGTTGATTACTACAACCTGACCAAGTTTTACGGCACAGTGAAGTACGAGTACGGAGTGTATGGAGTGTTTGAGTACTGCGAGAGAGGCTCTCTcagg TATGTCCTCAATGATAAAATCTCCTATCCAGATGAGAGCTTTATGGACCTGGAATTTAAGATCTCTGTTATGTATGACATCGCAAAG GGTATGTCCTATCTGCACTCCAGTAATATAGAGATGCATGGGAGACTGAAGTCCACTAACTGTGTGGTGGACAATCGCATGGTGGTAAAAATCACAGACTTTGGCTGCAATACAATCCTGACACCAGGGAAAG ACTTGTGGACTGCTCCAGAACACATGCGTGTTGAGGGTTTCTCTCAGAAGGGGGATGTTTACAGCTTTGCCGTCATCGCTCAGGAGATCATACTGAGAGAGTGTCCGTTCTACACTGAGAACTGCTCTGATTTAGCAG AGAAGTTATACAAAGTCCAGTGTCCAAGTGGTCCCACTATCTTCAGACCTGATCTGAACTTTGAGACGGCTGGAGAGCAGGAAGTAGAG CTGTATGTGCTGATAAAGAGTTGTTGGGACGAGGATCCTGAGAAGAGACCAGACTTTAAGAAGATTGAGAGCACTCTTGGGAAGATCTTCAG TAACCTGCATAACCAGGCCAATGCCAGCTACATGGATAACCTGATCCGACGGCTGCAGATGTATTCCCGTAACCTGGAGCacctggtggaggagagaactgCCCTGTACAAGGCTGAACGAGACAGAGCAGACCAGCTCAACTTCATGCTGCTGCCGGG gccagtGGTGCGTTCACTAAAGGAGACGGGTCGTGTAGAGCCGGAGCTGTTTGATGAAGTCACTATCTACTTCAGCGACATCGTGGGCTTCACCACAATCTGCCACCACAGCACCCCCATGGAAGTGGTGGACATGCTGAACGACATGTACAAGAACTTTGACAGCATTCTGGACAATCATGACGTCTATAAG gtGGAGACAATCGGTGATGCGTATATGGTTGCGTCTGGTTTGCCCAGGAGGAATGGGAACAGGCATGCTGTGGATATTTCTCTGATGGCTCTGGATATTTTGGAGTTCATGGGCACCTTTCAGCTTAAACACCTACCAGGAATACCGCTCTGGATCCGTATCGGAGTACACTCAG GACCATGTGCTGCTGGTGTAGTCGGGAATAAGATGCCACGGTACTGTCTGTTTGGAGACACAGTGAACACTGCCTCACGAATGGAGTCAACAGGACTAC CTCTGAGGATCCATGTGAGTCAGTCCACCATTAGCATCCTGCAGAGGACAGACTGCCAGTTTGAGTttgagaagagaggagagaccTATCTGAAG ggGAAGGGGAAGGAGATGACTTACTGGCTAAAAGGAATAACAGGACAGAAGTACAACCTGCCGACTCCGCCCACAGC GGAGAATTTCCAGCGGCTGCAGCAGGACCTGGCTGAGATGGTGGCATCTACACTGGCTAAACGAGGAAACGAGAAGAGGAAGACTCTCTCCACGCGACTCCGCCGCAGCCAGAGACACAGCAGTGATGGCCTCCCAGAGTACCTGCACTTGGCTGACCCCAGCACTTACTTTTAG